Proteins encoded by one window of Nocardia goodfellowii:
- a CDS encoding GlxA family transcriptional regulator: MIAVAVYENVRLLDATAPMEVFSTATELGGDYELVLCSPTGEPVRASAGTSLTVGASYADIQDAHTVIVPGSGRLPHAPAPRELVDVIPGFAASSRRLASVCTGAFALAEAGVLDGRRATTHWRYTGVLARAHPKITVAPDAIYVRDGSIYTSAGVSAGIDLALALVEEDEGADSAREVARDLVVFLQRPGGQSQFSVASRLPRPRHDPLRALLDDVLADPAADHSLPAMADRAALSVRHLTRLFREHLDTTPAAFVETVRLEAAQSMLESGESVTRSARRSGLGSDESLRRVFLRHLGVSPSAYRARFRTSLSER, from the coding sequence ATGATCGCGGTAGCGGTATACGAAAACGTCCGGCTGCTCGATGCCACCGCACCCATGGAAGTATTCAGCACCGCAACGGAATTGGGTGGCGACTACGAACTCGTCCTGTGCTCGCCCACCGGCGAACCGGTCCGCGCGTCGGCGGGTACCAGCCTGACGGTCGGCGCCTCCTACGCCGATATCCAGGACGCGCACACCGTTATCGTCCCCGGCTCGGGCCGGTTGCCGCACGCCCCCGCCCCACGCGAACTCGTCGACGTCATACCGGGTTTCGCCGCTTCGTCCCGCCGCCTCGCCTCTGTCTGCACAGGTGCGTTCGCCCTGGCCGAGGCCGGTGTCCTGGACGGCCGCCGCGCCACCACCCACTGGCGGTATACCGGTGTACTGGCCCGCGCGCATCCGAAGATCACCGTCGCACCGGACGCCATCTACGTCCGCGACGGTTCGATCTATACCTCCGCGGGAGTGAGCGCGGGCATCGACTTGGCCCTGGCCCTGGTGGAGGAGGACGAAGGCGCGGATTCCGCCCGGGAGGTGGCCCGCGACCTGGTTGTCTTCCTGCAACGTCCCGGCGGCCAATCTCAATTCTCGGTCGCCTCCCGGCTTCCGCGTCCCCGGCACGACCCACTGCGTGCCCTTCTCGACGACGTCCTCGCCGACCCGGCCGCCGACCATTCCCTCCCCGCCATGGCCGACCGCGCCGCCCTGAGCGTCCGCCACCTGACCCGCCTGTTCCGCGAACACCTCGACACCACCCCGGCGGCCTTCGTCGAAACCGTCCGTCTGGAAGCGGCCCAGTCCATGCTCGAGTCCGGTGAGTCCGTCACCCGGTCCGCCCGCCGCTCCGGCCTGGGCAGCGACGAGTCCCTCCGCCGAGTCTTCCTGCGGCACTTGGGCGTCAGCCCGTCGGCCTACCGCGCCCGATTCCGCACCAGCCTGTCGGAGCGGTGA
- a CDS encoding HD domain-containing protein, with protein MTTIADIRIPDSNLAREATELVREAAAPVIFDHSRRVFLFGALQGRRRGLEFDPELLYVGAMFHDLGLTTRYRGTTQRFEIDGADEARKFLRAHGIGDGSAELVWTAIALHTTPEIPGRMAPEIALVTAGVEVDVLGIGYHDISAEARNAVVAAHPRPDFKKHILAAFTDGIAHRPASTFGTVKADVLARFSPGYTRTNFVELIEGSDWPE; from the coding sequence ATGACAACGATCGCTGATATCCGGATTCCCGACAGCAACCTGGCTCGCGAGGCCACCGAATTGGTACGGGAGGCCGCCGCGCCGGTGATCTTCGATCACTCGCGGCGGGTATTCCTGTTCGGCGCACTGCAAGGCCGCCGTCGCGGCCTGGAATTCGATCCAGAACTCCTCTATGTCGGCGCGATGTTCCACGATCTCGGGTTGACCACACGTTATCGAGGTACGACGCAGCGCTTCGAGATCGACGGTGCGGACGAGGCCCGGAAGTTCCTGCGCGCGCACGGGATCGGCGACGGTAGCGCCGAACTGGTCTGGACCGCTATCGCCCTGCACACCACACCGGAGATCCCGGGTCGGATGGCTCCCGAAATCGCCCTGGTGACCGCCGGTGTGGAAGTAGACGTGCTCGGCATCGGATACCACGACATTTCGGCTGAAGCGCGAAACGCGGTAGTGGCGGCGCATCCGCGGCCGGATTTCAAGAAACACATTCTGGCCGCGTTCACCGACGGCATCGCACACCGCCCGGCATCGACCTTCGGCACTGTGAAAGCCGACGTGCTGGCACGATTCTCGCCCGGCTACACCCGGACGAATTTCGTCGAACTCATCGAAGGTTCCGACTGGCCCGAGTGA
- a CDS encoding alpha/beta fold hydrolase, whose translation MTWSITSLPPALRNGWALTFGGGIEMPTRTPSTVLYDRPHRQLRRFDRATPATGNPVLLVPPLAVDASCYDLRPGQSLAQFLLDTGRQPYVIDYGRITAADRDLGLEEWIDDIVPSAVAHISADHDGADVDVIGWSLGGIISLLTAADHADLPLGSVTTLGSPMDFGRNILLKPVRMFAKMTGGREITYATHLFGGIPGLFVQAGFRGMSLSRELTRPLFIARNVGDTEALARMEAIDRFIAAMPGYPGRLYRQTYRQLIVANQLARGQVQLADDRVIDLSKLTCRVLLLGSNGDTLAPAATIAPGVEILTGAAEVEFAEVPGLNHLALIAGPQARTTTWPLIDEFLARTLL comes from the coding sequence ATGACGTGGTCCATCACCAGCCTGCCGCCCGCGCTGCGCAACGGCTGGGCGCTGACCTTCGGCGGCGGCATCGAAATGCCCACGCGCACCCCGTCGACCGTACTCTACGACCGCCCGCACCGGCAGCTGCGTCGCTTCGACCGTGCGACCCCGGCCACCGGCAATCCGGTCCTGCTGGTGCCGCCGCTGGCCGTCGACGCCTCCTGCTACGACTTGCGTCCCGGCCAGAGCCTGGCGCAGTTCCTGCTCGACACCGGCCGGCAGCCCTATGTCATCGACTACGGCCGGATCACCGCCGCCGACCGAGATCTCGGTCTCGAGGAGTGGATCGACGACATCGTCCCGTCCGCCGTCGCCCACATCAGCGCCGATCACGACGGCGCGGACGTCGACGTGATCGGCTGGTCGCTCGGCGGCATCATCAGCCTGCTCACCGCCGCCGACCACGCCGACCTGCCGCTCGGCTCCGTCACCACCCTGGGCTCCCCGATGGACTTCGGCCGCAACATCCTGCTGAAGCCCGTCCGCATGTTCGCCAAGATGACCGGCGGTCGTGAAATCACTTACGCGACGCATCTTTTCGGTGGTATACCCGGATTGTTCGTGCAGGCCGGTTTCCGCGGCATGTCCCTGTCGCGCGAACTGACCCGCCCGCTCTTCATCGCCCGCAACGTCGGGGACACCGAGGCCCTGGCGCGGATGGAAGCCATCGACCGCTTCATCGCCGCCATGCCCGGCTACCCCGGCCGGCTCTACCGTCAGACCTACCGCCAGCTCATCGTCGCCAATCAGCTCGCCCGCGGCCAAGTCCAGCTGGCCGACGACCGCGTCATCGACCTGAGCAAGCTCACCTGCCGAGTCCTGCTGCTCGGCAGCAACGGGGACACCCTCGCCCCCGCCGCCACCATCGCCCCGGGCGTCGAAATCCTCACCGGTGCAGCCGAAGTCGAATTCGCCGAGGTGCCCGGCCTGAACCATCTGGCCTTGATCGCCGGCCCGCAAGCCCGCACGACGACCTGGCCCCTGATCGACGAATTCTTGGCCAGGACGTTGTTGTAG
- a CDS encoding transcriptional regulator — MTETHPILELDDTVHQRIRLGILALLRSGVALEFGVLRDQLRLTDGNLNRHLKVLEDAAFVTARRSTGRGRRKTWLTITDPGRSAFDAELAALRALIDAAEQA, encoded by the coding sequence ATGACCGAGACGCACCCCATCCTCGAGCTGGATGACACTGTGCACCAACGCATTCGACTCGGCATACTCGCGCTGCTGCGCTCCGGGGTGGCCCTGGAGTTCGGGGTACTGCGCGATCAGCTGCGGCTCACCGACGGCAACCTGAACCGGCATCTCAAAGTCCTCGAGGACGCCGCCTTCGTCACCGCCCGGCGCAGCACCGGCCGGGGCCGCCGCAAAACCTGGCTCACGATCACCGACCCCGGGCGCAGCGCTTTCGACGCCGAACTGGCCGCCCTGCGGGCGCTAATCGACGCCGCCGAGCAAGCCTGA
- a CDS encoding NAD(P)H-binding protein, protein MKVFQIGAAGGIGRRLASLLTERGDQVTGMYRNPKQAEVVRATGATPLPADLVADSVEELAGKMAGHDAVVFSAGAHGTGMDQTTLIDGKGLEKAADAASRAGIARFALVSVFPEAGRDRETSAGFEHYMRVKKTADVYLTRSDLDWLIVRPGTLVDDPGTGRVTAGPAIEYGTVPRDDVAAFLAAALHRAGLGRVIVELTGGDTPVADAVERLSATAHGR, encoded by the coding sequence ATGAAGGTCTTCCAGATCGGCGCCGCCGGAGGTATCGGACGCAGGCTCGCGAGCTTGCTCACCGAGCGCGGCGACCAAGTAACCGGGATGTACCGCAATCCGAAGCAGGCCGAGGTCGTTCGCGCGACCGGAGCCACTCCCCTGCCCGCGGACCTCGTCGCCGACTCCGTCGAGGAGTTGGCCGGCAAGATGGCTGGGCACGATGCCGTGGTGTTCTCGGCCGGAGCGCACGGCACCGGCATGGATCAGACCACGTTGATCGACGGCAAGGGCCTGGAGAAGGCCGCCGACGCCGCGAGCCGGGCCGGTATCGCGCGATTCGCGCTGGTCTCGGTGTTCCCGGAAGCGGGACGGGACCGGGAGACATCGGCCGGGTTCGAGCACTACATGCGGGTCAAGAAGACCGCCGATGTCTACCTGACCCGCAGCGACCTCGACTGGCTCATCGTCCGGCCGGGCACGCTCGTCGACGACCCGGGCACCGGCCGCGTCACCGCCGGGCCCGCCATCGAATACGGCACCGTGCCGCGCGACGATGTGGCGGCTTTCCTCGCCGCCGCCTTACACCGCGCGGGACTCGGCCGGGTCATCGTCGAACTCACCGGCGGCGACACTCCGGTAGCCGACGCGGTCGAGCGGCTGAGCGCTACCGCGCACGGCCGCTGA
- a CDS encoding LLM class flavin-dependent oxidoreductase yields MTSAFAETRFSILDRSRTREGQTHPEALRETVEFGRLAERWGYHRFWVSEHHSVPGVAGSAPTVLAGAVAAATTRIRVGTGGVMLPNHQPLVVAEQFGVLESLYPGRIDMGLGRSVGFTDGVRRALGHGKGDAEDYFDAQLTELLGYFAGGQHGVHAWPAEGLRIPAFLLATGSGAQRAARFGLPLVIAAVSGEQAMVTAIEQYRAGFRAGPGGDAPYVMVSASVVLADTPEQARRLLMPEAWSAAYSRTRGEFPPLRAPADIEREVMTDRQRGIFEESMRGHIHGTEDEVLPALRSLIDRTGADEILVHTSTFDRAARLESHRRLAAAVGSTELAAGVSGRAR; encoded by the coding sequence ATGACATCGGCGTTCGCGGAGACCCGCTTCTCCATCCTGGACCGGTCGCGCACCCGGGAGGGCCAGACCCATCCCGAGGCGCTGCGGGAGACCGTGGAGTTCGGGCGACTCGCGGAGCGGTGGGGTTATCACCGGTTCTGGGTCTCCGAGCACCACAGCGTGCCGGGGGTGGCCGGGTCCGCGCCCACCGTGCTGGCCGGGGCGGTGGCGGCGGCGACCACGCGGATTCGGGTCGGCACCGGCGGCGTGATGCTGCCCAATCACCAACCGCTGGTGGTGGCCGAGCAGTTCGGCGTGCTGGAGTCGCTGTATCCGGGCCGTATCGATATGGGGCTGGGCCGGTCGGTGGGTTTCACCGACGGCGTGCGGCGGGCACTGGGGCATGGCAAAGGAGACGCCGAGGATTATTTCGACGCTCAGCTGACCGAGCTGCTGGGATATTTCGCCGGTGGACAGCACGGCGTGCACGCCTGGCCCGCGGAGGGGCTCCGGATTCCCGCCTTTCTGCTGGCCACCGGCTCCGGCGCGCAGCGCGCGGCCCGATTCGGCCTGCCGCTGGTGATCGCGGCGGTCTCCGGCGAGCAGGCCATGGTGACGGCGATCGAGCAGTACCGCGCCGGCTTCCGCGCCGGGCCCGGCGGTGACGCGCCCTACGTCATGGTCTCGGCCTCGGTGGTCCTCGCCGACACTCCCGAGCAAGCCCGCAGACTGCTCATGCCCGAAGCATGGTCGGCCGCGTACTCCCGGACGCGGGGCGAGTTCCCGCCGCTGCGCGCCCCGGCGGACATCGAACGCGAAGTCATGACGGACCGTCAGCGCGGCATCTTCGAGGAGAGCATGCGCGGGCATATCCACGGCACCGAAGACGAGGTGCTGCCCGCGCTGCGGTCGTTGATCGACCGGACCGGCGCGGACGAAATCCTGGTGCATACCAGCACTTTCGACCGCGCCGCCCGACTCGAATCACACCGCCGCCTGGCCGCCGCGGTCGGATCGACGGAGTTGGCTGCCGGCGTCAGCGGCCGTGCGCGGTAG
- a CDS encoding gluconokinase, whose product MTSEAIRPCIAVVMGVSGAGKTTVANLLAAHLGWEMLEGDDLHPPENIAKMASGHPLTDADRKPWLESIARWISARVEAGGSAVVTCSALKRSYRDVLRQAVAGHPEATLIFVYLHGSPEELHRRLVERKHHYMHASMLDSQLATLEQPTGEPDAVTIDIGGTPREVVAAAAAAVETRRDG is encoded by the coding sequence ATGACAAGCGAAGCGATCCGGCCCTGCATCGCTGTCGTGATGGGAGTGTCGGGGGCCGGGAAGACGACCGTCGCCAACCTCCTGGCCGCGCACCTGGGCTGGGAGATGCTGGAGGGTGACGACCTGCACCCGCCGGAGAACATCGCGAAGATGGCTTCCGGACATCCGCTCACCGACGCCGACCGTAAGCCGTGGCTGGAATCGATCGCCCGCTGGATCTCCGCCCGGGTCGAGGCCGGCGGCTCGGCCGTGGTCACCTGCTCGGCCCTGAAACGGTCCTACCGAGATGTCTTGCGGCAAGCCGTGGCCGGCCACCCCGAAGCTACGCTGATCTTCGTCTACCTGCACGGCTCGCCCGAGGAACTGCACCGGCGCCTGGTCGAGCGCAAACACCATTACATGCACGCTTCGATGCTGGATTCCCAGCTCGCCACCCTCGAACAGCCGACCGGCGAGCCCGACGCCGTCACCATCGACATCGGCGGTACTCCACGCGAGGTCGTCGCCGCGGCCGCGGCCGCCGTCGAAACCCGCCGGGACGGATAG
- a CDS encoding glucose 1-dehydrogenase, which yields MRALTVIPEKAGSLEVTEVPDPVAGPGDLLVRGIAVGICGTDREIAEGEYGWAPAGHERLIIGHESLGEVLTAPEGSGFAAGDLVAGIVRRPDPVPCGACAHGEFDMCRNGQYTERGIKQIDGFASELWTVEADYAVALDAALGRLGVLMEPATVVAKAWEQIERVGARAWYEPERVLVTGAGPIGLLAALLGTQRGLDVHVLALGDEGIQPAMARALGATYHSASLPEVAAEIDPHIIVEATGSAQVAVDAMTHNAPAGIVCLTGVSPVGRPVTFDAGAANRNIVLENDLIFGSVNANKRHYHQAAAALAAADQEWLAGLITRTIPLARATEAFTPGHDDIKVVVEL from the coding sequence ATGCGTGCGCTCACCGTCATTCCCGAGAAGGCCGGGTCGCTGGAGGTCACCGAGGTACCGGACCCGGTGGCAGGTCCGGGTGACCTGCTGGTGCGCGGAATCGCCGTCGGCATCTGCGGTACCGATCGCGAGATCGCCGAGGGCGAGTACGGCTGGGCCCCGGCCGGGCACGAACGTCTGATCATCGGGCACGAGTCGCTCGGCGAGGTGCTCACCGCGCCGGAGGGCAGCGGCTTCGCGGCCGGTGACCTGGTGGCCGGCATCGTGCGGCGTCCCGATCCGGTGCCGTGCGGGGCATGCGCGCACGGTGAATTCGATATGTGCCGCAACGGGCAGTACACCGAGCGCGGTATCAAGCAGATCGACGGCTTCGCCTCGGAACTGTGGACCGTCGAAGCCGACTACGCGGTCGCGCTGGACGCGGCGCTCGGCCGGCTCGGCGTGCTGATGGAGCCGGCCACGGTGGTCGCCAAGGCGTGGGAGCAGATCGAGCGGGTCGGTGCGCGCGCCTGGTACGAGCCCGAGCGCGTCCTGGTCACCGGCGCCGGGCCGATCGGGCTGCTGGCCGCGTTGCTCGGCACCCAGCGCGGGCTCGACGTGCACGTGCTGGCGCTGGGCGACGAGGGGATACAGCCGGCCATGGCCCGGGCCCTCGGGGCGACCTATCACAGTGCTTCGCTGCCCGAGGTGGCCGCCGAGATCGACCCGCACATCATCGTGGAGGCCACCGGCTCGGCGCAGGTCGCGGTGGACGCCATGACGCACAACGCGCCGGCCGGAATCGTCTGTCTCACCGGTGTTTCCCCGGTGGGGCGGCCGGTCACCTTCGATGCCGGCGCCGCGAACCGCAATATCGTGCTGGAGAACGATCTGATCTTCGGGTCGGTGAACGCCAACAAGCGGCACTACCACCAGGCCGCCGCGGCGCTGGCGGCCGCTGACCAGGAGTGGCTGGCCGGGCTGATCACCCGCACGATTCCGCTGGCGCGGGCGACCGAGGCTTTCACTCCCGGCCACGACGACATCAAGGTCGTAGTCGA